A genomic segment from Brucella pseudogrignonensis encodes:
- a CDS encoding MotE family protein: protein MRLAGNIIRFGSVIVVLFGAGLPALAQQPMPPVPASTTAAQQLSASAPVGNLDEIRKFCSNIDDQAADARYSLQAKQLAELKADVDERMRALEAKRKEYEMWLKRRDAFVNKAQDSLVDIISKMKPDAAAAQMSLIGDEAAAALILKLNPRVSSIILNEMPPEKAAKLARVIVGSQRTTATPPPTREQRAQAETGNSVQ, encoded by the coding sequence ATGAGATTGGCTGGTAACATCATTCGCTTTGGTTCGGTCATTGTAGTGCTCTTTGGCGCGGGCTTACCTGCTCTTGCGCAACAGCCCATGCCACCTGTTCCGGCCTCAACGACTGCCGCACAACAATTGTCTGCGTCTGCGCCGGTTGGCAACCTTGATGAAATTCGCAAATTTTGCAGCAATATCGACGATCAGGCCGCTGATGCGCGATATTCTTTGCAGGCTAAGCAACTTGCTGAACTCAAGGCTGATGTCGACGAACGCATGCGCGCGCTGGAAGCCAAGCGCAAAGAATATGAGATGTGGCTGAAGCGTCGCGATGCTTTTGTCAACAAGGCACAGGATTCTCTTGTCGATATTATCTCCAAGATGAAGCCGGATGCGGCTGCAGCGCAGATGTCGCTGATCGGTGATGAAGCCGCCGCAGCTTTGATACTCAAGCTCAATCCGCGTGTTTCCAGCATAATCCTCAATGAAATGCCGCCTGAAAAGGCAGCTAAGCTCGCGCGCGTCATCGTTGGCTCGCAGCGCACGACCGCAACGCCGCCGCCCACCAGGGAACAGCGCGCGCAGGCGGAAACCGGGAATTCTGTGCAATGA
- the flgH gene encoding flagellar basal body L-ring protein FlgH codes for MTKSMNKALFAAATLVLLAGCATKPEEIGRAPDLSPVAANLGVQNNPQYSGYPVRPSKASYSLWNQRSTNFFKDPRAQEPGDVLTVIISINDRANMDNKTDRERVSKGLYGGGASFDTSSLSGSFGGGSMDASVNTRSNSASKGKGTIERSEDIRLQIAAIVTDTLPNGNLIIKGSQEVRVNNELRVLNVVGVVRPRDISGYNTISYDKIAEARISYGGRGRLSEIQQPPYGQQILDQISPF; via the coding sequence ATGACGAAAAGCATGAACAAAGCGCTCTTTGCAGCAGCAACTTTGGTTCTTCTGGCAGGCTGCGCCACCAAACCAGAAGAAATCGGTCGCGCACCCGACCTTTCCCCTGTCGCGGCCAATCTAGGTGTGCAGAACAATCCGCAATATAGCGGATATCCGGTCCGCCCCAGCAAAGCCTCTTATTCGCTTTGGAACCAACGCTCGACGAACTTCTTCAAGGACCCTCGTGCGCAGGAGCCGGGCGATGTTTTGACTGTTATTATCTCGATCAATGATCGCGCAAACATGGATAATAAAACTGACCGCGAACGCGTTTCAAAGGGTCTTTATGGCGGCGGCGCTTCGTTTGACACCAGCAGCCTGTCTGGTTCTTTTGGCGGTGGTTCAATGGACGCTTCGGTCAACACCCGTTCTAATAGTGCTTCTAAGGGCAAAGGTACAATCGAACGAAGCGAAGACATTCGTCTGCAGATTGCTGCTATCGTGACGGACACGCTACCAAACGGCAATCTCATCATTAAAGGTTCGCAGGAAGTGCGCGTGAACAATGAGTTGCGTGTGCTCAACGTTGTCGGTGTTGTGCGGCCGCGTGATATTTCCGGTTACAATACCATTTCCTACGACAAGATTGCTGAGGCGCGTATTTCTTACGGTGGACGCGGTCGCTTGAGCGAAATTCAGCAGCCACCTTATGGCCAGCAGATTCTCGATCAGATTTCTCCGTTCTGA
- a CDS encoding flagellar basal body-associated FliL family protein — protein MSVTAINKDGKVKGSIAGLLGAVAVLTAIAGGGGWYLGGIISADQQVAVKSTTKEDKPKQGDFESRSIGTIIPLQPIVTNLGIPQTTWVRLEAALVAKPGREIPPAVAASVGDDFMSFLRSVNLMQLQGAAGLAYLRADLEERARMRSEGAVDRVFISTLVVE, from the coding sequence ATGAGCGTTACGGCAATCAATAAGGACGGCAAGGTAAAAGGCTCTATCGCGGGCCTCTTAGGCGCTGTTGCAGTTTTGACCGCAATCGCGGGCGGTGGCGGATGGTATCTGGGTGGCATTATCTCCGCAGACCAGCAAGTCGCAGTGAAATCTACGACGAAGGAAGACAAGCCGAAACAGGGTGATTTTGAATCGCGTTCCATTGGTACAATCATTCCCCTTCAGCCGATTGTGACCAATCTTGGCATTCCGCAGACCACATGGGTCCGACTTGAGGCGGCGCTTGTTGCAAAGCCGGGTCGTGAAATTCCGCCTGCAGTTGCAGCAAGTGTGGGCGATGATTTCATGAGCTTCCTGCGGAGCGTCAATCTCATGCAGTTGCAGGGGGCCGCTGGTTTGGCCTATTTGCGTGCCGATCTTGAAGAGCGGGCGCGGATGCGTTCGGAAGGCGCGGTTGATCGCGTTTTCATTTCGACGCTGGTAGTAGAATGA
- the fliP gene encoding flagellar type III secretion system pore protein FliP (The bacterial flagellar biogenesis protein FliP forms a type III secretion system (T3SS)-type pore required for flagellar assembly.): MKKIFALSGLLTLAFISAAHAQALSLDNLLPAGSGAASGQIVQLFGLLTVLSVAPGLLIMVTSFTRFAIAFSLLRSGLGLQTAPASMVMISLALFMTFYVMAPVFDRAWNNGVQPLMRNEITQDVAFREISNPFREFMMREVRDKDLRLFEDLADPAFRTGEDGIVDFRVLVPAFMISELRRGFEIGFLIVLPFLVIDLVVATLTMSMGMMMLPPTVISLPFKILFFVLIDGWNILVGSLIRSFA; this comes from the coding sequence ATGAAGAAAATTTTCGCCCTGAGTGGCTTGCTGACGCTGGCCTTTATTTCTGCTGCCCATGCACAAGCCTTGTCGCTGGATAATCTTCTTCCAGCCGGAAGTGGTGCAGCCAGTGGACAGATCGTTCAGCTGTTTGGCCTTCTGACAGTTCTGTCGGTGGCGCCCGGCTTGCTGATCATGGTCACAAGCTTCACGCGTTTTGCCATTGCGTTCTCGCTTTTGCGTTCGGGGCTTGGGCTTCAGACGGCTCCCGCAAGCATGGTGATGATCTCGCTGGCGTTGTTCATGACCTTCTATGTCATGGCACCAGTGTTTGATCGTGCCTGGAACAATGGCGTGCAGCCTTTGATGCGCAACGAGATCACGCAGGACGTGGCATTTCGTGAAATTTCGAATCCGTTTCGCGAATTTATGATGCGCGAAGTGCGCGACAAAGATTTGCGCTTGTTTGAAGATCTGGCAGATCCGGCATTCCGCACGGGTGAAGACGGCATTGTTGATTTCCGCGTGCTGGTTCCGGCCTTCATGATTTCGGAATTGCGGCGTGGGTTCGAGATCGGCTTCCTGATTGTTCTGCCGTTTCTGGTGATCGACCTCGTGGTCGCAACACTGACCATGTCTATGGGTATGATGATGTTGCCGCCGACGGTGATATCGCTGCCGTTCAAGATACTCTTCTTCGTACTGATCGATGGCTGGAATATTCTGGTTGGAAGCCTGATACGGTCATTTGCGTAA
- a CDS encoding flagellin — protein sequence MSSILTNSSALTALQTLSSTNKSLETTQNRISTGLRIGEAADNASYWSIATSMKSDNKANSAVQDALGLGAGKVDTAYTAINDIKDQVDKMKSLLVSAQGASQEDQKKVATELKAIQSQIKSSASNANYAGSNLLVNDAAATSDLKVVASYNRTGTTVTIDTVDVAAADVQVFADAAGTGGIAGDLVADAFFDPSTAKLDDAAIKTALESVETALDKLTTGAASLGAAKARIDTQKSFISKLSDSVEKGVGTLVDADMNKESARLSALQVQQQLGVQALSIANSSSQSILSLFRG from the coding sequence ATGTCTAGCATTCTTACCAACTCTTCAGCTCTTACCGCTCTTCAGACCCTTTCCTCGACCAACAAGTCGCTGGAAACCACGCAGAACCGTATTTCGACCGGCCTGCGCATCGGTGAAGCTGCTGACAATGCATCTTACTGGTCGATCGCAACCTCGATGAAGTCCGACAACAAGGCCAACTCGGCTGTTCAGGACGCTCTTGGCCTCGGCGCCGGCAAGGTTGACACTGCATACACTGCAATCAACGACATCAAGGACCAGGTTGACAAGATGAAGTCGCTTCTGGTTAGCGCTCAGGGCGCCAGCCAGGAAGACCAGAAGAAGGTCGCGACCGAACTCAAAGCAATCCAGTCGCAGATCAAGTCGTCTGCCAGCAACGCGAATTACGCTGGTTCCAACCTGCTCGTGAACGACGCAGCTGCAACTTCGGACCTTAAGGTTGTTGCATCGTATAACCGGACCGGCACCACTGTAACGATCGACACCGTTGACGTTGCTGCTGCTGACGTACAGGTTTTTGCTGACGCTGCGGGCACCGGCGGTATCGCTGGTGATCTGGTCGCTGATGCTTTCTTCGATCCATCGACTGCAAAGCTTGACGACGCTGCAATCAAGACTGCTCTGGAATCGGTTGAAACCGCTCTGGACAAGCTCACCACTGGTGCAGCTTCACTTGGTGCTGCAAAGGCACGTATCGACACCCAGAAGAGCTTCATTTCCAAGCTCAGCGACTCGGTTGAAAAGGGCGTTGGTACGCTCGTTGATGCCGACATGAACAAGGAATCGGCTCGTCTGTCGGCTCTGCAGGTTCAGCAGCAGCTGGGCGTTCAGGCTCTCTCGATCGCTAACTCGTCGAGCCAGTCGATCCTGTCGCTGTTCCGCGGCTAA
- the fliF gene encoding flagellar basal-body MS-ring/collar protein FliF, whose amino-acid sequence MAVVSMQQNFQQLLEQLKGTLGKLGARKLIALGLVGAALMGAILYTSVYLSRPSYETLYVGLSRDDVNRMGLALGEAGIAFDVKSDGSSILVPVGKAEQARMYLAEKGLPTSNNAGYELFDNMGSLGLTSFMQEITHVRALEGEIARTIQAIRGVKAARVHIVMAEKGSFRRGDQKPSASVVIRAEGGFAAESAQSIRQLVAAAVPSLDASSVTVLDTNGRLLASAGEAANGAALLTASLEQQVAGNVDESIRKALAPYLGVGHFQSSVQATLDTDRRQTNETQFDPESRVERSVRVVRESGDSRNARNDNATGVEQNIPQEEIQNRNGENSSEKTDRREELTNYEMNTKTVSTVSDGYTVKRLSIAVVIDQARLLETAGTTPPPADFVDQQILKIRDLVATAAGLNADRGDVINVTAVNFLSPAGADMEPVSTPWSEQLMRQSGSYVNALAILAAVALLIWFGVRPLLRDQNAKPSGTEVALREPGDVAVPNFVGDTQQAIAGEGAKAVIGGPEAYADQMKTSLSDLRQRMRMPAKLRLEQMIEMDEERVAAVLKQWIHETAIKQEAASNQRSVMPELEAA is encoded by the coding sequence ATGGCGGTGGTATCGATGCAGCAGAATTTCCAGCAATTACTCGAACAGCTTAAGGGAACGCTCGGCAAGCTTGGCGCGCGAAAACTTATAGCGCTCGGACTTGTCGGAGCTGCACTGATGGGCGCTATTCTTTATACGAGCGTCTATCTGAGCCGCCCCTCCTATGAGACGCTTTACGTCGGCCTTTCGCGCGATGACGTGAATCGTATGGGTCTGGCACTCGGTGAAGCTGGCATTGCTTTCGACGTGAAGTCCGACGGTTCATCGATCCTTGTTCCTGTCGGCAAGGCCGAACAGGCGCGTATGTATCTGGCTGAAAAAGGTCTGCCGACGTCCAACAACGCCGGTTACGAGCTTTTCGACAATATGGGCTCGCTTGGCCTGACGTCGTTCATGCAGGAAATCACGCATGTTCGCGCACTTGAAGGCGAGATCGCGCGTACCATTCAGGCCATTCGTGGCGTAAAAGCTGCGCGCGTTCACATCGTCATGGCCGAAAAAGGCTCGTTCCGTCGCGGTGATCAGAAGCCATCTGCCTCGGTTGTGATCCGCGCTGAAGGCGGCTTTGCCGCTGAATCCGCGCAGTCGATCCGCCAGCTGGTTGCTGCCGCTGTGCCATCGCTGGATGCTTCGTCCGTTACGGTTCTTGATACCAATGGTCGTCTACTCGCATCTGCGGGAGAAGCTGCGAATGGTGCTGCTCTTTTGACCGCATCACTTGAACAGCAGGTGGCTGGCAATGTGGATGAGAGCATCCGCAAGGCGCTTGCTCCATATCTCGGTGTTGGTCACTTCCAGAGCAGTGTTCAGGCAACGCTTGATACCGACCGCCGTCAGACCAATGAAACGCAATTCGATCCTGAATCGCGCGTTGAACGTTCTGTTCGTGTTGTGCGTGAAAGCGGAGACTCCCGCAACGCACGTAACGACAATGCCACCGGCGTTGAGCAGAACATTCCGCAGGAAGAAATTCAGAACCGCAACGGCGAAAACTCGTCTGAAAAGACTGATCGCCGCGAAGAACTGACCAATTACGAAATGAACACCAAGACGGTGTCCACAGTCAGCGATGGCTACACCGTCAAGCGTCTGTCGATTGCGGTCGTCATCGATCAGGCGCGTTTGCTTGAAACGGCGGGCACCACGCCGCCGCCTGCCGATTTCGTCGATCAGCAGATCCTGAAAATCCGCGACCTCGTTGCAACTGCCGCCGGTCTCAATGCAGATCGTGGTGATGTGATCAACGTAACGGCTGTCAATTTTCTCAGCCCGGCAGGCGCAGATATGGAGCCGGTTTCGACGCCGTGGTCCGAGCAGCTGATGCGTCAGAGCGGTTCCTACGTCAATGCACTGGCAATTCTTGCCGCTGTTGCGCTCCTGATCTGGTTCGGTGTTCGTCCTTTGCTCCGCGATCAGAACGCGAAGCCATCCGGAACAGAAGTTGCACTGCGTGAACCGGGTGATGTCGCTGTGCCAAACTTTGTTGGTGATACACAGCAGGCCATCGCTGGTGAGGGTGCTAAGGCAGTGATCGGTGGACCAGAAGCCTATGCCGATCAGATGAAGACCAGCCTCAGCGATTTGCGTCAGCGTATGCGCATGCCTGCCAAGTTGCGCCTCGAACAGATGATCGAGATGGATGAAGAGCGCGTTGCTGCAGTTCTTAAGCAGTGGATCCACGAAACCGCCATCAAGCAGGAAGCAGCATCAAACCAGCGATCTGTAATGCCGGAGCTTGAGGCTGCCTGA
- a CDS encoding flagellar motor protein MotB, with the protein MSIDPETKREIIIVRRGKHDDHDGHHGGVWKIAYADFMTAMMAFFLVMWLINAANEESKAAVASYFNPVKLMDRHSSPKGVQDIDEQNGKVRFESDKQIENSTKVINDSAASPPIEQEEIRMFREPYAVLSELAHETGVLQNQSTKGDGGSAQAGTQTGADGGDAYRDPFSPDYWSSKAAEELTPPEAAPATPPQQTAEAKTDAKPEEAEKPAENQEKLISDLKKAADGDASTDGSKAAKAEPMPDVTVVPVDGGVMIQLTDKVDFGMFTIGSAKPDARVVQMLERIAQVIARQPGEVVISGHTDARPFKSATYDNWRLSSARAQMAYYMLVRGGLDEKRVLRVEGYADRQPKNAADPNAAENRRIDIFLKSNP; encoded by the coding sequence ATGAGCATCGATCCGGAAACCAAGCGCGAAATCATTATTGTCCGCCGTGGCAAGCACGATGATCATGACGGTCATCATGGCGGTGTCTGGAAGATCGCTTACGCTGACTTCATGACTGCGATGATGGCGTTCTTCCTCGTCATGTGGCTCATCAATGCGGCCAACGAAGAAAGCAAGGCGGCTGTCGCCAGCTACTTCAATCCCGTTAAGCTGATGGATCGTCATTCAAGCCCAAAAGGCGTGCAGGATATTGACGAACAGAACGGCAAAGTTCGCTTTGAGAGCGACAAGCAGATTGAAAACAGCACCAAGGTTATCAACGATAGCGCTGCTTCCCCGCCGATTGAGCAGGAAGAAATCCGCATGTTCCGCGAGCCATATGCCGTCTTATCCGAACTTGCGCATGAAACGGGCGTTCTGCAGAACCAATCCACGAAGGGCGATGGCGGCAGCGCACAGGCTGGCACGCAGACAGGCGCTGACGGCGGCGATGCCTATCGCGATCCGTTCAGCCCTGACTATTGGTCAAGCAAGGCTGCGGAAGAGCTGACGCCGCCGGAAGCTGCCCCTGCAACGCCGCCACAGCAAACAGCGGAAGCAAAAACCGATGCAAAGCCCGAAGAAGCCGAAAAGCCAGCAGAGAACCAGGAAAAGCTGATTTCTGATTTGAAGAAGGCAGCAGACGGAGACGCATCGACCGATGGCAGCAAGGCGGCAAAGGCTGAGCCTATGCCGGATGTGACAGTCGTCCCGGTCGATGGCGGCGTCATGATTCAGCTGACTGATAAAGTCGACTTTGGCATGTTTACGATTGGCTCCGCCAAGCCGGATGCGCGTGTTGTGCAGATGCTTGAACGCATTGCGCAGGTTATCGCGCGTCAGCCGGGGGAGGTTGTCATCAGCGGTCACACTGACGCCCGACCTTTCAAGAGTGCGACCTATGACAATTGGCGCTTGTCTTCGGCTCGTGCGCAGATGGCCTATTACATGCTGGTGCGTGGCGGGCTGGATGAAAAACGTGTGCTGCGTGTTGAAGGCTATGCCGACCGCCAGCCAAAGAACGCCGCCGATCCAAATGCAGCCGAAAATCGTCGCATCGACATCTTCCTCAAGTCCAACCCATGA
- a CDS encoding flagellar hook-length control protein FliK translates to MSVDLLLTTAGRLASLAKSTGAQQGAVAKANGENQEQSEPAKLFGALLEKSQNKLSLEGEQKDETQSEDSDKADRDTPAQSSVYGVSQSLLALAAGFNNPKDEDQLAACDNATKQSMNVSALAEAADPALTTAVAVAADLPMPDAEPKKDQKENVQANKQTQATADSKGAAKPENLASHTPPAVTKDQQTESATDGSSASPKPELTLQSSNAAEADRPNVQPQQQIGKSAPVADAKAPTPAAPTAAARIADIQVLSERSFGAVKTLQIRLDPVELGAVTARIRLIADSVEVHLVADKAHAAEALAADRSMIEKALKVAGITDDTKISVTVTERGAVSAVQHSSASHSAGQQQASSLQQGQQTFDMQNGSDGRGNAQAQFMGGEGRQNGESGQADSNNARTRSSSEANEREISALSGGRNRGLVV, encoded by the coding sequence ATGAGCGTAGATCTTTTGCTCACTACGGCTGGAAGACTGGCTTCACTTGCCAAAAGTACAGGCGCCCAACAGGGCGCTGTGGCAAAAGCCAATGGCGAAAATCAGGAACAGTCTGAACCGGCAAAATTGTTTGGCGCATTGCTGGAAAAGTCTCAAAACAAGCTATCGCTTGAAGGCGAGCAGAAGGATGAGACGCAGTCGGAAGATAGCGACAAAGCGGATCGCGATACGCCTGCTCAATCTTCGGTCTATGGTGTGTCGCAGAGCCTGCTTGCACTTGCTGCAGGGTTCAACAACCCAAAAGATGAGGATCAGCTTGCTGCGTGTGATAATGCCACCAAGCAGTCGATGAATGTATCGGCGCTGGCTGAAGCTGCAGATCCTGCACTGACGACTGCCGTTGCCGTTGCCGCTGACCTGCCTATGCCTGATGCAGAGCCAAAGAAGGATCAGAAGGAAAACGTTCAGGCAAACAAGCAGACGCAAGCAACAGCAGATTCCAAGGGTGCCGCAAAGCCTGAGAATTTGGCCAGCCACACTCCACCTGCTGTAACGAAAGATCAGCAGACTGAAAGCGCCACAGACGGATCTTCTGCATCACCCAAGCCTGAGCTTACACTTCAATCCAGCAATGCCGCAGAAGCTGATCGTCCAAATGTTCAGCCGCAGCAGCAAATCGGAAAGTCTGCACCTGTTGCCGATGCAAAAGCGCCTACACCAGCAGCTCCAACTGCTGCTGCACGTATCGCGGATATCCAAGTCCTCTCTGAACGCAGCTTTGGTGCTGTGAAAACCTTGCAGATCAGGCTTGATCCGGTGGAGCTTGGTGCAGTGACTGCTCGTATTCGTCTGATTGCCGACAGCGTGGAAGTACATCTGGTGGCTGACAAAGCCCATGCTGCCGAGGCGCTGGCTGCTGATCGCTCAATGATCGAAAAAGCTTTGAAAGTTGCAGGCATTACGGACGACACGAAAATTTCGGTCACGGTGACTGAACGCGGAGCAGTCAGTGCAGTTCAGCACAGCTCCGCAAGCCATAGTGCGGGGCAACAGCAGGCCAGCTCTCTACAGCAAGGCCAGCAGACTTTTGACATGCAAAATGGCTCGGATGGTCGGGGAAATGCGCAGGCGCAATTTATGGGTGGTGAGGGCAGGCAGAATGGCGAATCTGGCCAGGCAGACAGCAATAATGCACGGACTCGCTCATCGTCTGAAGCCAATGAGCGCGAAATTTCTGCTCTTTCTGGGGGCCGGAATCGCGGCCTCGTCGTTTAG
- a CDS encoding transglycosylase SLT domain-containing protein, with protein sequence MHRASARYDVPLGILYAVGLTETGRKNSLQPYAMNIEGKAEFFPSQAAALRRFTQVHAEGAKLIDLGCMQINHYYHSSEFPSVGAMLQPSLNVDYAARFLKRLREREGNWTMAVARYHAGPNNDPAQKRYVCRVMTNMIATGFGNWTPQAKNFCAG encoded by the coding sequence ATGCATCGAGCGTCCGCCCGCTATGATGTGCCACTCGGTATTCTTTATGCTGTTGGTCTGACCGAAACCGGGCGCAAAAACTCGCTCCAGCCCTATGCGATGAACATTGAAGGAAAGGCAGAGTTTTTCCCATCTCAAGCGGCCGCTTTAAGACGTTTCACCCAAGTACACGCCGAAGGTGCAAAACTGATTGATCTGGGCTGCATGCAGATCAATCACTATTATCATTCCAGCGAATTTCCGTCTGTCGGCGCGATGCTGCAACCAAGCCTCAATGTTGATTATGCTGCGCGCTTCCTAAAGCGTCTGCGTGAGCGCGAAGGCAACTGGACAATGGCAGTCGCGCGTTATCACGCAGGTCCAAATAACGATCCTGCACAGAAGCGATATGTGTGTCGGGTGATGACAAATATGATCGCAACTGGCTTCGGAAATTGGACGCCTCAGGCAAAAAACTTCTGCGCTGGTTAA
- the ftcR gene encoding flagellar transcriptional regulator FtcR yields the protein MIVVVDERNIVTEGYSSWFSREGITTTGFTPSDFNEWVESVPHQDIMAVEAFLIGECEAQNGLPARIRERCKAPVIAVNDRPSLEHTLELFQSGVDDVVRKPVHVREILARINAIRRRTGASAASGDDGTELGPIRVFSDGRDPQINGVDFPLPRRERRILEYLIANRGRRLNKAQIFSAIYGIFDSEVEENVIESHISKLRKKLREKLGFDPVDSKRFLGYSINID from the coding sequence ATGATCGTAGTCGTAGATGAGCGGAATATTGTGACTGAGGGCTACTCCTCTTGGTTCAGCCGAGAAGGCATCACGACAACCGGGTTCACACCATCCGATTTCAATGAATGGGTCGAAAGCGTCCCCCATCAGGATATTATGGCTGTAGAAGCCTTCCTGATTGGCGAGTGCGAGGCTCAGAACGGTCTGCCCGCGCGTATTCGTGAACGCTGCAAGGCGCCTGTTATTGCCGTAAACGATCGTCCTTCACTGGAACACACTCTGGAACTTTTTCAATCTGGGGTTGATGATGTCGTTCGTAAGCCAGTTCACGTCCGCGAAATCCTCGCTCGCATCAACGCAATTCGCCGCCGCACAGGTGCCTCGGCAGCATCAGGCGATGATGGAACCGAGCTTGGACCGATCCGCGTTTTCTCCGATGGCCGTGATCCACAGATAAATGGTGTGGATTTCCCTCTGCCGCGTCGCGAGCGCCGGATCCTTGAATATCTAATTGCAAACCGTGGTCGTCGCCTGAATAAGGCGCAGATTTTCAGCGCGATTTATGGCATTTTTGACAGTGAAGTCGAAGAAAATGTGATCGAAAGTCATATTAGCAAGCTCCGCAAAAAACTGCGTGAAAAGCTTGGTTTTGATCCTGTTGATTCAAAACGTTTTCTTGGATACTCAATCAACATCGATTGA
- a CDS encoding flagellar hook protein FlgE, producing MSLYGMMRTGVSGMNAQANRLSAVADNIANASTVGYKRADAQFSSLVLPNTAAQYNSGSVATNIRYGISDQGGIRSTASATDLAIDGNGYFVVSNADGTPYLTRAGSFVPDQFGNLVNTSGYYLMGYPADANGNVNTVANSFDGLERVNVKQSDLVATPSTSGNFTVNLPSTDSVADAGEFNHKTSLIAYDNLGGKITLDVYFTKTADNTWDVSIKNAADGVEVGATTLNFDGANGKLLSGGDVAVDLTAYNGQALDLNLGSSKQLAKDYTISEAVINGQAPSSIKGVDIGKDGSVVALYENGAQKLLYRIPLGTVASPDRMSVISGNVFSPSAESGNIQLGFPEGGGMGKISSGALEESNADIAQELTDMIEAQRSYTANSKVFQTGSELMDVLVNLKR from the coding sequence ATGAGCCTCTACGGTATGATGCGGACCGGCGTTTCAGGTATGAACGCGCAGGCTAACCGCTTGTCGGCAGTCGCAGATAACATCGCGAATGCAAGCACGGTCGGCTATAAGCGCGCCGATGCGCAGTTCTCATCGCTCGTCTTGCCCAACACCGCAGCCCAGTATAACTCCGGTAGTGTCGCGACCAATATCCGCTACGGCATTTCGGATCAGGGCGGCATTCGCTCAACAGCCTCCGCGACCGACCTTGCAATCGACGGCAATGGCTATTTCGTCGTCAGCAATGCTGATGGTACACCTTATCTCACGCGCGCAGGTTCGTTTGTGCCGGACCAGTTCGGCAATCTCGTCAATACGTCGGGTTATTACCTGATGGGCTATCCAGCGGATGCTAATGGGAATGTCAATACAGTAGCCAATAGCTTTGATGGTTTGGAACGTGTGAACGTCAAGCAATCTGATCTTGTGGCTACACCAAGCACTTCAGGCAATTTCACGGTCAACCTACCTTCAACGGATTCGGTTGCAGATGCGGGCGAATTTAATCACAAGACATCGCTGATCGCTTACGACAATCTCGGCGGCAAGATTACACTGGACGTCTATTTTACCAAGACGGCTGACAACACCTGGGATGTTTCGATTAAGAACGCCGCAGACGGTGTTGAAGTCGGCGCAACAACGCTGAATTTTGATGGTGCAAACGGTAAGCTGCTTTCTGGCGGTGATGTTGCTGTCGATCTTACAGCCTATAATGGCCAGGCGTTGGATCTTAATCTCGGTTCGTCCAAGCAGCTCGCAAAAGATTATACGATCAGTGAAGCCGTTATCAACGGTCAGGCTCCTTCGTCCATCAAGGGCGTGGACATCGGCAAAGACGGGTCGGTTGTCGCGCTCTATGAAAATGGCGCGCAGAAGTTACTCTATCGTATTCCGCTGGGAACGGTAGCAAGTCCGGATCGTATGTCGGTAATCAGCGGCAACGTATTCTCGCCGAGTGCGGAATCCGGCAATATCCAGCTTGGCTTCCCTGAAGGCGGCGGCATGGGCAAAATTTCTTCCGGCGCGCTGGAAGAATCCAACGCCGACATTGCGCAAGAACTGACCGACATGATCGAAGCGCAGCGCAGCTACACCGCAAATTCCAAGGTCTTCCAGACCGGCTCCGAATTGATGGACGTGCTGGTTAACCTGAAAAGATAA